caggtCATGCAATTAAGATAATTCGTCTTGCTAATACTGATAAGTTTATAtctcaatcttttattgattgagtttgaaaaacttttgtaaaagtttgcgcataatggtttagagaaattattgattaaaacacctctgattaatgtctaaaccattacttatgagaactaaattttctatttcaacatgagattatgttgatttacgtattgtacgcatcaagccaataagttataaatactcctcattacaattggtttttgatcaagacctaaatatttctttgaatttttgtatgtgcgtatatgtttcaattgctccaccacaatgcacaaagatgagtgaatcctcaaaaaaagttgggaatatatattaattacaagtttctttatattattagatgttttgaatgtattcgagattcaattatgacatgatttgtgattacaattttgattcgatagttttcTCGACATTTGGGAAAGataaataataacttgtaataagttagggggagagtaatttgaaccagaagttcaataaggataacttattacaagttaactgttagatgtatttacaaacttaatgagaataaccaagtgttatataccatctaatattttaatttgaatcaaaagtcCCAATAGGACAAtcagttagaataaataatagattgatttgttccaaagataaaaattcttctagatggtcatatagtgcaGGCGGGTGCTCCAAAAGAaacccaagacataactaataagttaaACTTCATAAGAGATTGAGGTAActgaaactaaattttaaaataatgagaataagagatctcgataagttatgtcaatttgagaaaatgtggaaccgaataataaaagtggtcgacaatgattttgcatgcaatattattattgaaataaagagataaaaggagaatcttgaataaatttattgagaaatatagatatagaataaatttatcaaaatagaaagatgcAACCCAAGTACAATTAATttcgtggagtttttggaccagtaatccaaatatctaaaggtataaagccagtgagggtgcaattgaagtagttttgcaaaagcgaaataaaaatatgaagttttttgCTAAGTCctgacattgattatgaaaagatataatattcttttatggtggatgcaataacctttagatatattattaaattgacaattcataaaagatttaacttgcgtctatggttattgttacaaccttttatgaatcactatatagtaaagtttatattaaaatccttgaaggatttaggatgctaaaagcatattgaaattcttgagaaatttttcatttatatgaattgaaataatttgaacatatgtggtaaatttgacttagtgaatGGTAGTTGAatgaggattataaaatgatccaaaatacatatttttgtttttataaaagaatcacgattaaattttgttatgattattgttgaatctcctgaagagatcaaaatatatttccccaaaTTTCCCTCACTCGtgacttttaaaagaatggCAATATAAATGTTTagcaaatttattcaaatagtcatttgaaaaactagtattcaagattgaatacatagaatatgagaaaatatgtgatgttttcatgagggggagtaaatatgtgttgcactctttttcccttaatcgAGGTTTTGTCTcattgggttttcctggtaaggtttttaataaggcaacatattatgcgtattatagattgtgtactttttttcctttattagttttttatcCCATaaggtttttcctaataaggttttaacaaggcacattatctaccaatagACATCCAAGGGtgagtgttatgaatattttattaagcagatgtccatcatgatcaagataaattttaatgtactttaaattctaatagttattagaattagatctctactttttatacttcttatgtctataaatagaaacccgatgaagcattgtaatcatccaattgatcaataaaatacattctctattactattatattttcTCAGTTCTTTATTATCTATATCtccctttattttataataataatttaattatgatctCCTTAAAAGAAttctaattttaagaaaatcctAAACTAATATCTCTGCCGACTTTTCTAATACCTtgtatctaaataaataatataaatattcgacataaaaatattttttattaaaattaaaatatctaccgtcaataacaaataaaaataaaaataaataaccatCGCacttcataattaaaaatattaaattccatAATGTCCATCCATTCCGTATATTCAGTGAGCGGTAAACAAAACCTCACTTGGAGTCTTTGCATCGTGCAAGCATTTAACTCTATGCTTACACTTTAAGAAAACTGGGTTATGAAATAAATGCTCCCACAATTCCATGCTTTCCATCTCAGTTTCAAACTAGGCTCCGGTGGACTCAACTATgagttaattaaaaaaaatttataattttggtcattacattatttaaaaaaatttatttaagttgctgaattataaatttgatcATGGATCGAGTTCAAGTTGaagcaaaattttaagttcGAGCTCGACTCAACCTGAAAAATGGACATAAAACTTTTTCTCCCTCCCATTTTAGATGAGttgataaataataattcgTTTTAAAGTTATTTGAGTGTATTAAGTCAAAATCGACCTTTGTTTGTctcctaattttaatttaatctatataataaCCAAAAGTtgtaacaaagaaaaataaaaattcagaaGAAAACTGTTGAAAGGAAAGGAACCATCTCCTAAAGTATATGCTTTGATTAAATTgctttcatatatatacttcTTTCCGAGGCAACATCCACAATAAGTTAGATTggttatattataaaatatattttaattgacaTGAATTCTATTATGGGACAACATTCCATCACAATCATAGAACCcaataaaagtaattaattaacaaacCAAAATTCGAAAAAGAGGTTAAAAGCTTGGAAGTAAAACATTAGCATTAATTGTCAAGTGTTGAAGCAACAACTTTCTCTAATAGACTTTTCTAAAATCAATTTATCGGTGCTATTAATGTGTTAGGTGACATtaagaaacttttttttttcattttttttggctCTTTTAGtcaaatctattttatttttaaaaagaaatcattGCTGTCAATGTGTCAGGCAACATCCAAAGTTAATTGTAATAAACACttcattttcgtaattaatctGTTTCctatccatttttttatttaattatttttttaatattatttttgtaaaaaaaatctaatcacATATTTCTCCAACATATCTCGTTAGGTCTGAGAGCATGTAACAAATGGGGTAATTTTTGAGCAAGCATGATCAGATATATCATTCCATATATCTCATTCCCAATCAgttgtgaaaaaaattgttcATCCTTACGTTTTTTGTTTTAGAGCGTTAGCTCGACATGCTCTTACAAACCTCCATTCACCAAACattacaattaaagagtttgattACTCAATCCTCCATTTATGCTCAAAtcaggtaaaaaaaaaaaaagctcaaaaCTCTTATCATCAAACACTCTCAATACTTTTTTgagaataagaaaaagaaatcaatattTGCAAAACTCTATccttaaaaaaagttaaaatataggTTATAAGTCTTTgtattcttcataaatttaaattttaatccatatacttttatatttaagaatttagtccttttatcatattttaaaattcaagtccaaacGGTAATATtgctaaaattattttgttaaattcaggttCACTATAATATCATTTTTGTAGTTATATTGCTATTAAGtgagtaatttttatttcaaaatatcataccaacaaatttaacaataaaaatttattagtacTAACAATTGGatcgaattttaaaatcataaaagtagagagactaaattactaaaataaaagtcaaaagaataaattctaaatttaacaataaaaatttaatagtgctaacaattaaatctgaattttgaaatctaaaaagtaaagagattaaattcttaaaaataaaaagcaagaGACTGAATTCTAAATTTACAAAGAATACATAttctaacttaaaatatatatttttacaagaaCCACAAAGTAAATGGAGGAAAAGacgcaattttttttttatggaaacaaAAGAAGTTATAGAAAATTCTCGagattaattaatctaattgaTGGAGTGAAAAGTTTGGTATAACAATTTCTTAGATTCAAGAATCAAGTTCCCACAAGATTTCCGTAACTACAAAATCGCCGTTTTTATATTAGATCCTataaatttcatcctttttcGCAAccgataaaaaaaaaaccccaatcCAAcgacaaaataaatataaaaaaaaaaaaccaaagtgAAATCCAGCACGAATGTTAGAAGCAATTCACCCCCCATTGTTTTTCACCTATCGATTTTTGAATTAATACTTTGAATTTGTATTCAACTTTTTAGGATAATGTGTAGTCCGGCGGAGAGGAAAGGTGATGCAGAGGCCGGACCACAGCCTTTGTATCCGATGATGCTGGAACCGCCGGAGTTGAGGTGGGCTTTCATTCGGAAAGTTTATTCCATCGTGGCCCTTCAATTGTTGGCTACAGCGGGGGTGGCGGCGACGGTTGTTTTTGTCCATCCGATAGCTCGTTTCTTCGTCAGCACCGGGGCTGGCTTGGCTCTTTACATGGTCCTAATCGTCACGCCTTTCATCAGTGCGTGTTTCTTTTCTTGCTTTTATATTCTtctgttgtttttgttgttggTAATTTGTGAGTAAAATAGAAATGTGTTTGGCGTTGGTAGCTCTTTGTCCGTTGTATTACTTTCACCAGAAGCATCCATGGAATTATCTTCTGCTTGGAACTTTCACTATTTCTCTCGCGTTTGCTATCGGATTGACCTGCGCTTTTACTCAAGGTATCATTTCTGTGTATACTAtaccttttatgttttttattattcaacttaaaactttaaatgttaagatttttaattttgccttttaatcaagatttcatcttaatttatataattttatatattctttttcatattactaattttataaatcacttcaattcaattagaaaattatttaaaaaataataaattttattctaataataTTCATGTCTTTTGATTTGACCGTTgattttatatacatgtataggaATTCAACCCAGAATTAATCAAGGTTTATTCCTAAGTACTTTAACATTACTTATAATTCAACTGATgagtaattctttttataaatgtaattttaatattaaattacttttactCACATCATGATTAGACGTGCTCATGGGCTGGGTTAGGTCGGGTCtaaacatgatattaatatattttatatttgtccAAACTAGGCTCAACCcgaaatttgaacttaaaattttatccacaCATGCCCATATTTGTAAAAGATTAACTTAAGCCCATTTTAGACCcgtccatattattttttaaaaatatttatattatattattttatacattttttatttattgaaattttttatacaatcaaattaacattattCTAATGTTTACACTAGAGTAGtgttatatatttagtatatattttttaaagtgttctaaattacataatataaagtattaaaaatatgttaggTCGGGCTCGAGCCTTGAATGTTTAAACCCGAGCCTAATCCTTACTTTAAAcggacttaatttttttacctaaatcctCTTAACTTTCGGACGGATAACCCAGTATAtgagcaaatatatataattggattagcatttgaatattttatttaatatgataaGTCGAAAAAAAGGGTCAGCATTTTAATCCAACACTGTTTTCTTTATCAAACTACTTATAAATTGTCAAACCCATTATTAATTTAGAACATTATGCTGCTTGAACCCGTAATCACTACAAAATTATGCTAAATTGAAATTGTAGAGACTAAATCATAAACGGAAGcatcaaacttaaaattaaccagttataatattgatattttatttaggGAAGGTAATATTGGAGGCAGCCATACTAACAGCAACAGTGGTAGTGGGTCTGACTCTGTACACCTTCTGGGCTGCAAAGAGAGGCCACGATTTCAGCTTCCTTGGCCCCTTTTTGTTTGGGGCTCTCCTTGTTTgtattgtttttgctttgatCCAGGTATGGTTATTTCCAATttcccattttcctttttctttttgatccATTACTGAAacatttttgtttggttttgggtttgggAGCAGATATTCTTCCCACTGGGTAGAATAGCAGTGATGATGTATGGTGGGTTTGCAGCCATCATATTCTGCGGATATATAGTATACGACACCGACAACTTGATCAAACGCCACTCTTACGATGAATACATTTGGGCTGCTGTCTCTCTCTATCTCGAC
The Gossypium raimondii isolate GPD5lz chromosome 8, ASM2569854v1, whole genome shotgun sequence DNA segment above includes these coding regions:
- the LOC105790693 gene encoding protein LIFEGUARD 2, with translation MCSPAERKGDAEAGPQPLYPMMLEPPELRWAFIRKVYSIVALQLLATAGVAATVVFVHPIARFFVSTGAGLALYMVLIVTPFITLCPLYYFHQKHPWNYLLLGTFTISLAFAIGLTCAFTQGKVILEAAILTATVVVGLTLYTFWAAKRGHDFSFLGPFLFGALLVCIVFALIQIFFPLGRIAVMMYGGFAAIIFCGYIVYDTDNLIKRHSYDEYIWAAVSLYLDIINLFLSLLTLLRAADG